In a genomic window of Diadema setosum chromosome 3, eeDiaSeto1, whole genome shotgun sequence:
- the LOC140246784 gene encoding CMP-N-acetylneuraminate-poly-alpha-2,8-sialyltransferase-like codes for MHGGCSEEAAGAALMKNKTENFQFHSDNLMKLRQKLTEHFEADIRQMSVLNQGNTQVDDSVDVFLTPMNTTKPFWNKLPKLSPFEDRMFETCSVVGSSDILTNRSCGRQIDKSDFVFRMNNAPYGEKYKEDVGSFANLTTLNGVLLNQRRGCQPETQRGQRLLFGNPRLVLQGNRFWRAFGFRGNMSSGS; via the exons ATGCATGGTGGCTGCAGCGAAGAGGCAGCTGGGGCGGCTCTGATGAAGAACAAGACGGAGAATTTCCAGTTCCATTCTGACAATCTCATGAAACTGAG GCAAAAGTTGACAGAGCATTTCGAAGCTGATATTCGACAAATGAGCGTACTAAACCAAGGAAATACGCAAGTCGATGATAGCGTTGATGTATTCTTAACACCCATGAATACAACCAAGCCATTCTGGAATAAGCTACCAAAG CTGTCACCGTTCGAGGACAGGATGTTTGAAACCTGCAGTGTTGTTGGCAGCAGCGATATTCTGACCAACCGGAGCTGTGGTCGTCAGATTGACAAGTCAGATTTTGTCTTCAG GATGAACAACGCCCCTTACGGTGAAAAGTACAAGGAGGACGTTGGTTCGTTCGCCAATTTAACAACTCTGAACGGGGTGCTGCTCAACCAACG ACGAGGCTGCCAGCCCGAAACCCAGCGTGGACAACGACTGCTCTTCGGCAATCCGCGACTGGTGCTGCAGGGGAACCGATTCTGGCGCGCGTTTGGTTTTAGAGGGAACATGTCTTCAG GTTCATAG